A segment of the Ipomoea triloba cultivar NCNSP0323 chromosome 1, ASM357664v1 genome:
aattgaaatgattatcaacattgatgtttggttatgtatgaccgagaataaagtttttaaaaatataaaatcaatcaATTGCTACAAGGTTTTAAAGAACAGAGTCAGGCTCTTGCCTCCGAGGAGAAGAAACCGGCACAACACAAGGAATCATACCAATAATGAGTAATTGAATAGTATAGAGTATCTAATAGAAGACTATAGAGCATCTGGTGGAAAGCACAGAATACAAACAACAGAAGAAACAGACTCTGTAATATTTAATTCAGCATCTGTACTGACTCTTGCATCATgtcaacccaaaaaaaaaaatgcagccAACAATCAGCAACAGAGTAATGTGGTGAAGCAAATTATTCCCAAGACATGAGGGTATTGGCAAGAATCCCATCTGATACCCTATTTAACTGCTGAACGTGTTGATGCCTCAGCAATCAAAGAGACAGGTAGACGAGCTTGATAACAAGCAGCTATGTCAAAAGGGCGCAACTCGGACccatcaaataaaatatttacacCAGGATGAATCACTTCTTTACTGTTGGCATCATCTGACTCAATAGTATTCATTTGGGAAGAGTCTTCAAGTAGTCTGGTATCAGCTTCGCAAACAGGGGTTAGAGCATATGATCTGCAAAATCAATTCAGTCTTGGTGGTTAGAAATTTCACCACCTTGGTGCAATAGTTGAAATATTGAATAGATTTGCATGCAATTGAAATAGTAAATGGATTACATATGAAGAGGGTTTTATTGCCAATACCATGCTTAACATATCTTTCTTAGGGTCAGACTATCATATGATTCATATTTCGACTGTAGTGTAGTTCTACTTTGACAATCTCCacatttttgaattatattttagaTTTCAAAACTAGTACACTCCATAAAATAGACATAACTGAAAAGTCACTTTTATGCTTGTAGGTATAGAACCTGTAACACCCTAAAAGTGGTGCAAAAtgttttatgaatgttttcaccTATTTTTATTCCAAAACCACCCCCCTCTAAACATAACAGTATATAACTATTTCTGACAATATTAACTAAACATTGGAAAGGCTTTTACACTACAAAAGGTTTTCCAAGTAAAGCATTCTTCTTTTtccaagattttttttttcatgaggtGATTGAGGCACTAGTGCGTACTTGCCAAGAAAAAGTGCCACAAAGACAAAAGAACAACTCATTAATAAACCATGCAGACACAGGAATATATGCCCAATGTATTAAATAAAGCAAAGGCAAACCAgctacaaaaacaaaaattataagatGCACCTTAGAATATTGCCATCAAAACTCAAAACTTCTGTTCTGCATCGCTGTCTGTTAGCAAGCTTAAATCTCTGTTGTTCAACTGTTTTCCCAGAAATGGGAGAAGGGGGGTCCACAAGGGGGTTCCACCTTCCACTTGCATAAGTCATAAGCTGTTTAGTTGATTCCTTAGGCTGTTCTTTCTGGTACAGTAGTCTTGCTGTTGGACCTATTGCTCGGTACTCAGCACACACATCTAGCAACCTCTTTCTTAACCCTTGCATGGCCTCGTGATGCTCATTATATAAGTCTGTTTGGAGTAATTGCGATGAAACTACTCTCttacaaatataattacataattttggACTAAATAGCGGAATACCAAATTCTACACTAAGTGGAACCCATTCATATTTCCCATCATCATCTGCAAAGCTTTCAGAAACTTTTTCTTTGAAAAGTCTTAGTAAGCGAATATAGCCAAGGCTCCAAAGGTTCAATTTATTTGCCAGATCAGTCAACAGaatgttcaaatttaaaattttgtcagaGTGCAGTCCCAGCTCTTCCCCTATGTTAGCCGTTGAACCATCAGAGTTCTTCAATGGTAAGGGGATATCAATGGTTACAATTTCTCCAGATTCATCAAGGTCATTTCTACTGAGCGGCTGCACAAGTACAGCTGAACATTTGAGAAGGGAATTTACACAATGCAAGAGTACACTTCCTTTGACTAAATTCCCCTCAGACTTCCCCCCCAACCCACCAACAGAAGATCCATCCCATGACCACACAAGGGCCTTCTCACAGCCAGCTAAAGGTGCAGGGAGCATTCTTAAACACTGCCCTTTCATCAAAACAACCGATAGAGGTCCACTAGCCATAGCAGAATAGAGGCTCAATTTCATCCATGGTGTCATGAAGGAATGGGAGGGAGGTCCAAAATGAACAGGACCTTTTGGTCCAGGTAAAACTGAAGAAGGTGGTAGTGGAATCATGGATACAACAATGTCATAGTCACGAATAAATAAGCAATCCAATGTTGCAGGTGAAAGAGCAGCCAGGCTTTCACAACGAAGAATATCTACTCGATATTTTTTCAGTTTCACTGTTCCCTTCCAAACATCTAGACCTTCACTAGATGTTGATTTCACCTCATTCTGGGAATTAATCTCCGATCTAGTATCCCCAGCAAAGTTATCAATCTCTTCAGGTTTTGTTCCTAACAGAATATCATCAACAGGTTGATCAGCATCTGCATTTTCATTTGATGCTCCAGAATGAACAAAATTATCAGCATTTGTTCCAGATTCTATTATAGCAAGATACCCTGATTTGTTCGTTGAAGTTCCTGTTTCCATGATAGTGGCTTCCCCATTTGTAAAAGATACAATGCCATCATTTTCCCTATCATCAGGTCTAATCCCACCTGAAGCTAGACATTCCAAAACACATCGGAGACTAAACGCATGATTGGCAAACTCCTGCAGTTCTCCTTCAAATTTTGCTCCTTCAAGTGTGCTCAAATCCTTGCAGAGATCAGCAATGCTTGCATGGCCAAGTTTTCCAGCTTCATATAGTTTTACTGCATGATCCTTGAGACCTGTATAAAAGTTGAGTGGCAAAATATGTATTTAGAAAACACAAATTACTTATATTCAATAGTTGGAATTGTGCCTAATGAAAGCACAGAGACTAGCAGAAGCACAGAGACTAGCAGACTGTCCAGagaacaaaaggaaaaaaaaatatttgaacatCCTCAAATAAAAGATTATGTTCTGGCTCTGGTTGATACCAGACATCACATATTAAGAGCTCTGACAAATGACAAACTCCGCCTCCCCCAACTCCAAAACTCCCAGATGGTACATTGAAAAATGAAGGGTAGTACTGAAGAACGCAGGTCAAATGCCTTCTTGGCACCAAGTGCTTTGAAAACCTTAGGATGAACATGGCAAGACCGCAAGAGAATGCtcattaacaataaataaattccaTATGACATTTATTTCTTAAAGAATACAATTGTCAATGTCTTCAACTATAACTCAAATAACTTTTAAGCATCATAGTGAAACTAAGGAAACTGTCAATATGTTTTAAATTGAAGCAACTAAGATGCAGTTTGAATTTTATGTTTTCTCCAGGTCAGTGAAGATTTCTAGTTCAAAAGCTACGTGAAAAGATCGTTTCATACTTACATATGCATGATGAAGATAAGTTCACTCAAACTAAAGAAAAGTTTTTGCAGTAGATGAGGAAATCCCAATTGACAGAATTTACCCCACAGAGTCACATAGAACAAAGTAATAGATATTATGGTGTTAACTTTAAGGGCTGGGAGTTGggtgggaggaaaaaaaaaaaaaaaaaagaggaaagagGAAAGAGGAAAACCTGGTGAGATGGATCCCATCATAAGATAAGATGTTATATTAGCATCCACAACAAAGGCCACACGAGCATAACCAGAGGCCATGCTTTGATTTTCTGTCAATGGAACATCTCCTTGCTGGAAGGCACTGCCATCAGTGGGAACATATGCAGAGCCCAAACTAGCACGAGAACCATCGTCCTCATCACTGAGTATACTTTTAGGTGAGCCAGCAACATTTGAGTCATGAAGAATACTTGCTGGATCTAATAGTTTTATTGCCCAACCTAATCGGCAAGCAAAAGAAGCAGCAGCCTGAAGCTGAGAGAGTTCAGCCTGTAAAGTTGCAGCCAATTCAGCAACAGTTGAATTCTCACTAGATACCACAAACACAGCATAGAGCAACCTGAAGCAGAAAGTAGCCAACATCACAATTATCTTTCTCTAGTGACAAAACACATAAATAAAAGAACTACTATGCTAAGTACAAGAGCTTACTCTTCAATAGGATCTTCATAGGATTGCTCCCTATTTGAAACAAATCCTTCAAGCCTGGAAACTGAAACACATTGTTTAAGAACATTccaaactttaaatagttaCTTTGTGATTACAAggatttaacaaaaaaaaaaaaaaaacatgaaacaaCCAATTCAGATAGAAACTTTCACTCTTATCAGAGTGTAATTATTATAAGTCCCACTTTTAATAGAATAAACCAAAGAGTGAATTGCATGCTAGCTTTTTGTTTGAAACAATTTTGAGAACAGAACTTAAAAGTCATTTTCTGTTAAGAACCCTTTAAAAAGCCTCAAGCACTTAAGCTTGCTATAAGCAAGTTATAAAAGCTTTTCTAACATATAAATAAGAACGCCCATGAAGATTAATCAACTCTTTTTGCAAGAGATACAGGTGTTTCTAAATTTGATTGGCAATGAAGTTTGATAGGAAGCAATATATAGTGGCCAGTAGCCCAATATccattaaatgataattaaattgatacTGCTGGTTTAGACAAGAGGCCACACAAGGCATAAATGTTTCTTGTCAAGTCATCAAAACCTCAATTTTTTCTGAGGAAATGGTGAATCAGATAATACAAGAAATAATATCACCAGACGCTAAGTCACTAATCTGAAGAATACAAATTACCTTTAAAACGATCATCGGGATAGACAGGAACATCAAAATAGACCAGTCCCCTTCGATGAAGTCCCTTTATCACTTCAGGGTCAAAAAGAATGAAGGAATTCACTTCCTCCTTACATATTTTATCAATTGTTGCCATTTCTTCTTCTGTCAGtttctttataaataaaaaataaaaaataaaaaaacaatgaaaaagaaaCCACATTCCATCTCAATCAAAAcaacagaaaaatgaagtatTATTACCCAACTAATTACTCATGAATGTTAAGAAACTTTTCCTAGATTTGTAGAAGAATCCAATACATAGCACCTAACCTTAAATTCTTCCAAAGTAAAGTTGACAAGACAAACTCCCCACCATGGCTCAATAACAAAGTCCACTGCTTGAGTAGGCAATAGTTCTCTTGCAATTGATTTATTCAGCTTCCACATTATTTTCTGTGAAGCTCCAAAATCATAGGAACTAAATTAGGCAAATAAGAAAAGCCACCATCTCTTGGTATCATGCTACATGCTAAAAAAATGGGATATGTGAATTCAACCTATGGAAAAGGTCAACACTTTCTAAAGGCCAAAACATCTAGTTCCATGTAAACAAACATTAGCAGGATGTGAAACAAGACCATGTTCATTATCGAAGGCTGGAAATTCACATAAtcaaaaaatatgaataaagaAAACAGGAAAATAAACTCTCAAAGAGCAAATAGCCAAAGTGTATCAAGTCAGTCATCCTTCAAGAAAAGTTGTAGTCttgaaatatttttcctttttcctttttgataGTCAGTCATCCTCTTTGAACGGTGATTCTTTGCACATACATCACTGTTCTTCAAGTCTATAAATAGtgctacaaaaataaaaatagcacCATATCCAACTACAAATACAGTAAAAAGGAACCATCCCTATCAAATAGCCACAAGCGAAGctcaaagaccttgtagtcttaGTGGCATAAGCCTATCACTCTAGGTAGGAGGATTCAAATTCAATCCCTATTCCCCTTTGTTGTACCAAAATAAGCACAGTGAAGAATTGAAGTATAGACTAGACTGCCAGATTTTTTCAGAGAATACCTTAGATTTGCACTTGTTCATAATGTCAATAAATTCATTTCTTCCGACCCCAGTAAGCCGCAAGGCATCTGCAGCGCTAAAATTTGGGATGCTGTCATAAGGTTGTTCTGCACTCAATGTCCCAATATGACAAAAATATTAGAGAactaattaaaagttaaaactgagtTAATTGGAGATAAATATGACCCACGATATGTTTAAGGAACTAATCCTTTGGATGAGCTAAAGTATAGTtccttgataaaataaaaataaaaataaaaagtaaaacacTTGGGGAAACGCAAATGAAAATGAGGAaaacaatcaaaaaaaaaattaattaagggacCCAGAATAAATAAGAAATTCCATTCGTGAAGATAATCTCCTAAAGCATATATGAGCTAGAGCTTCTTGAACTACTGCAATAGGCAAATGATAACAACTACACCAAGCATTTTGACAGAGCTACAAGCCTACACCACAGCAGTAACCAAATCCTagtttaaaaatatgaaagagtAACTATGAGTGGGAGTTGTTGAAATATAGAAACACTAGGCTTAGCCCATTATGTTCCTATATAAGCATGTGTAGCTCAATCAAAATGTGTGCATTATATTActgttaatataattaatattttctttttttattttatatattagctTCTTCTGAACAAGTGGTGCCTATTCTTCACCTGCTAGGCACTTGATCACTCaatttcaacatggtatcaaagCCTAACCCTACAATATCCCAAATTTTGTTAGTCACGGTCATTGTAGAAAGCACTATTCCGGTCGTCGGGGATCTCATTTGCCACAAGTGACATTATCATGCACTTCAGTCTCGCCACACAGAGCATGATACCACCTCTGAAAATCTCTTTTGGCAAAATTTACCAGATCCCTTTTTAGCtttattagtagtagtagtattactaatgaaatttgaatgttttccACATCTATCCAGCATGTCAACATCAAAACTTCTGCCTTTAATCAGTATGGTAACAAACAAATCCCTCCTATGCTTTTATCATTACTCTTGTCATGCTTCCTCTACCTCACCTAAAAGGAaaggggtcgtttacttcatttctctatttttccattttcagttttccatttctccatttctccatttttccaatttttcttctccattcctccagttttccatttctccattccttcagtttttcatttctctaatttttttattttattaaatacaatcatCCATATAGCATTTGTACATTTCTACAacaaagataaaaataataataataatagtaataataataataataataataataataataataataaaagataataataatgataataacaataacaataataataataataataataaagataataataataataataacaataataataataataataaagataataataataaagaagatagtaaagataataataatattaataataataataataaagatagtaataataataaaaataataataaaagataataataatgataataataacaataataataaagataataataataacaataataataaagatagtaataatattataataataataataataataataaaaagataataataatgataataacaacaacaacaacaacaacaataataataaagataataataataataacaataataataataataataataaagatagtaaaaataataataataataataataagtaaggGCATGAACCATGCGGACCTCAATGTAGAAGGAAAATTGAGATTAACAAAAGGTAATACTAGGCGCGCGCAGGAGGAATCGATCTACAGACCTCACATTAATGCTATTGTTCACGCGTGTTTccttccatttctccatttggAGAACTTGGAATTTTCTTTCTCCAAAATCCTACAAGaatggaagaatggagatgGAAAGCTATTTTGGAGGaatgattttaataaacaagttttccattttccattcttccactccttcatttctccatttttccaagttagTAAACGACCCCAAAGTCTTTCTTTTTTATGCCATGTCCTACAGTCCTAGAGTACTTCTACTGCCACGTTGTTTCGAGGCTCTACGTCTCTTGGCACTTTCATCTTCACTCCCAAGGGTTGTGCATAATTTCATGATTCAAAGACTATTCACAACCAACACTATCATCCTCTAGCCACATCTAATGAGTTTACCTTCCTATTTAGTTTTGAGTAAAGTGGAGTATTGTCTTAATTCAAGCTTGGAAGTTCTAGCTTGAATGTTGAAATATAGAAACACTAGAGTGTAACCCTAAGTTTAGCTCATTATATGACCCATTATGTTCTTATATAAGCATCTGTATTTCTCTTAGAATGTGTGCATTACAttactattaattaatatttaatacaatCAATAcattatttctttgattttatatattagCTTTTTCTAAACCGGCAAATGGTGGCTATTCACCCCCACCCCAAAGCATTCAATCACTCAATTTTAACAGCAATGAAAAAAACTCACTCACTACAGAGGACTTACACAGTTACACTTATTACTAAAGGAAATAGGTATAATATTTGAAATGTGAGGGAGACTAAAAGGAATTAGCACAAACTTTAGTGGTTCTAGTAAAATTGACACTTTCATTTGAAACACAAATACTAGCCTTAATTATCAGTTtcatttaatttcaaatacTAGCCTTAATTGAGTCCTCAATTTAACCTTTTTGTACAATTAACTTGAATGAAGGGGCTGTTTGAGAAACTTTATATGCAATGCAGTTTGTAGGTGCTAACGGTTTTTCTATGATATCATCATAGGAAATAAAGCCAACCTATCTGGATTGGGAATAGGCTTAATTGAGTTGAGTTgatctcaaaaataaaaaaataaaaataaaaagagagagaaagagagcaACAACTATGGGACTGAGCAGCGCTAAAGTGCTATTTTTCACACCTTAGGTTGCAGATTGCTCTCCAAAGCCAAGGAAGGAGATTTGAGTAACCACTACCCTGGAAAACCTTATACATAGAATTATGACTGCAAAACTGCTGAACTTGTAAAACCATTTAAAATTACAAGCAAGGAAGTGATACCATTTTTCATGACTTCAAATATCATATCGCAGTAGTATCTGAAAGGAGACACCCTCATCACGCGGCAAACATACTCCGCAAGGTGATATGGAAACAACTGCAACCACATAAAGAACATGGATTGCTTGAGTTTAACCTCAGAAAAAAACACTCTGTGTCAATATCAATGAATGAGATATAAATAGTTTTGACTTTTAACAGGAGTGAGTCAAATAATCTGATATCTTGTAATAGTTAACTTAATCCCTATGACTCTATGAGTACAGCCATGCTAAAAAGAAATGTCACCACAAGGATTCTCATGCCATAGAAAAACCTCATTATATGTCACCCTGAAtgtgaacattaaatagaaggATTCTTATAAAAGTTACAACCAGCAGCACGATTTAGAAAGGGGAAACATTTGTAATTTCTATTCTGTATTGGATAAAAGtcataaaacaaaacaaactatTATGAtctgaaaaatgagaaaattgtgAAAAGAATTGCATGCTATGCTGCTAGCACATGCTTCTCTAGCAAATGAGAATACATAAATGTATGAAACCAATAACATTAGTAAATGTTATCAATTTAAGTAGGAAGCACTCtttacaactttcaaataacaGAAGAGCAAGAAAACCTTCCACATAATACACACCGCTAAATTTCTTCGCAGATAACGCATCAGTTCTTCATAGTATTCACTTTCTCTGCATACTTTTCGAGCAAAACACGTGTTCCATTGGAGCCTCGTCTTTATGCAATGTTCGATTATCCTGCATAACAACCTAGTTAGTTACAAATAGCAAATATAACCCTATCTAAATATGAATCAAAGTTATTAGAGAATACCTCCACTACGTGTGAAGGTTTCATAGTAAAAAATCAGTAAACATCAAATATGTTCTTCATATCCTGGCTTATTAAATATCTAGAATACTATTTCTTCAATCAAAATGCCAAAGTAGCtacaatattttaaatcctTCCATCATCTTAACCACCAGAGACCTGAGAGTAGTGGATGAGCATTTCATTCCTTTGCCAAATTTGGTAAGAGACATAGTATGCGAGGTTTGTTTCAGCCAGGTCATTCTAACATCCTATCATGTATACTCCAGGACTGTAGGCCTCTAACTTGATTGCATTGCACAAACACAACAAATTTGACCCTTCTGTTAATGAAATGCAACAAATTTTAAAGAACTAGTCATTTCTCCTTCGTTCAAGCTAGCTCTATTTTACCCTTCTGTTAATGAAATACAGCAAATTTTAAAGAACTAGTCATTTCTCCTTCGTTCAAGCTAGATATCTTTAAAACTTGCTGATTAAAGAGCATCCATCCGCTAGTGCAGACAACATCAATATAAATTTGATCATAAATGTTTCTGCACTaatattgataaaaaataaataaaaaagaagtaaaccTTCTATGCCATTCTTCTCTGGAATTCAACGAAGCTTGAAGCCGCTTTGGAAGACTTTCCCAGGGGCATTCTTCCTTGATAGCCTTGATCGTCAGTTGGTCTTCTATTGTAGCAGGAACGTGCTGCATCTTGCAAATCCCCGCCAAATAACTCTAGTTGTCAAAACACAACTGCCCAGTCCCTGCAAATAACTTCGAGAACCGAAGCAAATTAGAAAAGCCTCCGCTTTTTTAGAATCGGATTGACCGAAATCATATTGACAGTATGTTCATACCTACTCCTTGAGCTCTTCCAGCCGGTAAAATGTGCATAAAACTTCAATCTAATTAGGGTTCGGTGTTTTGATCTTGCATCTTCGTCGGTTCAACTCCAGGGAAAGGGAGCAGAGATCTAAGTAATGACTAATGAGGGTGGTCAAATCGAATACATGAGTTAGCCAGTGAAGGTGTTGCGTTTTAATTGCGTGATGCAACTTGCAGCCTTGCAGGGCACACGGCCTTGGTTTGAACTGTCAGAGTGGGGCACGCACTCTTGTCGTATAACTAGTTTTTGGTACATCCTATATATAATcttaatttttatgtattataaaaatatttctatgtagttctcaaaaaatatatatatatatatttctatgtaCTTTCGAAAACTTACACACAACTTTTACTTTCATTTGCAtttaaattgaatagaagaaagaaaaatagataAACACCATAATCCCCTATTAAATTGAGCAATCAAAGCAAGCCAACTCATAATGAGTAGAAAGTGAGAGTAAAAATTGAAAGTACATGTATAATCACTCTTATGTATTAGGGCAACAATTGTGTTAGACAGCCTCACACAATTTTTTGTCTAtgtattattatgttaattgcccttttcattttaaataaaataaattttaaaaaatgtatatataggaaAGACTCAGCCTTCCTTTGCGTTCATCTCTCGCCGAACATTAATAGTATTAACTTCTTCGTCTCCAAGCAGGAAATGAAggcgtattttttttaatcatcacGTCAACATAAACTGTAACCTAATGGAgtagttcaagtggcaagtgagctatctttatgaaaaataattatgagAAAATCTCGATTCAATTCCGTGATGATTCCCTCTAGGCCAACTCCCGAAATGCGGGTGAACCCGAACCGTTGAACGGGTTTGATAACCTAACTACAATCTACAATTTCGCATCAGTACAATGAGTATTAtgataatttaaaaatgatatatgaacttccattattttaatttaaaaaaaaaaaacaaattgagaACTTCATTAATCATCAAGAGCCATCATCAAAACATCATCAAATAAGTCATGGAGAGTGATGAACCACTCCACATAGACAAATATGATAACGGATTTCCTAATAATTGACAACTTTATTCACtaactattttaataaaatatttaatggtaCGATAAAACTCCATCTTTTCTCACACCCATAACATCTGTTTATATGCAAAAGTATGAGAATAAAACACCATCATCATACTCTAGCTTAGCATTGTTATTAGTTCTTAAAGGGGTGGGTGAGTATATGGAGCATGATTATCGTATTAGAATGTCACAAATTTGATTATTGCTAAGTATGTTAATTTCTCGTGTGTGACTTGTATGCTATTACATAGAATTGATGGCTTACCTCGTGCGCTCCATTAGATAGTGACTGTGGTAAACTCATATCATTACACAAATTGTTTGATATTTCACCATGTGATGTCATTAATACGATTTTTTTGAATAACAAATGTGATCCACtttttaaaacaaatcaaacatGTCATATGAGTAGGGGTTAACAAGTGagtataattcaaaaatataagtaatttattaatctattaacTATGAAAACGCAATGACTCAATGGCCTTCTTATTATGAGATTTGAGAATctcagttaatatattatatcaagTGAATATGTGTTTTAACGTATTTTAAGTCCATCacgataataaataatattaaaaaataaaaaaatgagccaaataaatcattcaattgtttatattagtgtaattaacCATCTCTATTTAACAAGACCCCAACTAAATCATACAACTTGtgttttcaaacaaaaaaaagcgAAATTCATACAACTTGTTTAAATAGTACAAGTGACACTTTTAGCAAGTTATAGATACATGTTGTAACTCTTTAAAACAAATTGGTGTTGAGGTGACATGTAACATTTTAATTGATGCCACACTAATGTGAATTCTATGCTTTGCGTTTGAAGTATTTAATGTGTACATTTAGGTATTTCCACAACTTGATGGAACTATTAGTATGATGCGacttttttctttgcaaaaatattaatttagtatAACAATTAGTCGCATTGTCCTCTTTATATGTACgcgaatttcatcattttataagtaaaatatataatatgaaatacTATTTatgaaacattaaaaaaaaaatcgtaggAGTTTGTGTGCATCATAAGTTGTAGGTGTCATGTACATGTGTGGATATAAGaaaaattgtataaaaatgaggaaaaaaacCCATGATATGTTGCTCATGTTTTTTTGTTGTGATATTTATAGCAGAATCAACCATACAAGTGAAACCGAACAGCCACCCCCAACAATTATTCACAACTATGCTTGTTACTGTACTTATAGGCCGGCTAGCATATTGTACTTTGACCAATGTTAATTTGATCGTGGAGCCACCTGAATTATTCAGCTTAACAATAATCTTTCATTATGCAATGACTTGTTGATTTATCTTATAAATACGGTAATCAAGAATTGCATTTGTTATACGTGTGAGGTTGTCAATATTAGTATGCTTTAAATGGATAATTAACTAATTAGGCAACTAACTTGTTTGGTAAACCTATTAATTCGAGAATCTACTCTCATATTTCTCCAATTTTATTTGTGATGATTTGATTTATGATTAAATGTATATTGGAAGGAAAAAAAactatattcatatattttgttGTAATATTCCAAACCTCTTAACCTTCTTCAAAATTTGTTGACTTGCATTTTCATGAAAATCAAAACTATATAATATCCAAATATGTCAAcaccaaaatatcaaaattCCCATTGCAAAAGGCAC
Coding sequences within it:
- the LOC116023181 gene encoding protein FAM91A1-like isoform X2, with the protein product MNKCKSKKIMWKLNKSIARELLPTQAVDFVIEPWWGVCLVNFTLEEFKKLTEEEMATIDKICKEEVNSFILFDPEVIKGLHRRGLVYFDVPVYPDDRFKVSRLEGFVSNREQSYEDPIEELLYAVFVVSSENSTVAELAATLQAELSQLQAAASFACRLGWAIKLLDPASILHDSNVAGSPKSILSDEDDGSRASLGSAYVPTDGSAFQQGDVPLTENQSMASGYARVAFVVDANITSYLMMGSISPGLKDHAVKLYEAGKLGHASIADLCKDLSTLEGAKFEGELQEFANHAFSLRCVLECLASGGIRPDDRENDGIVSFTNGEATIMETGTSTNKSGYLAIIESGTNADNFVHSGASNENADADQPVDDILLGTKPEEIDNFAGDTRSEINSQNEVKSTSSEGLDVWKGTVKLKKYRVDILRCESLAALSPATLDCLFIRDYDIVVSMIPLPPSSVLPGPKGPVHFGPPSHSFMTPWMKLSLYSAMASGPLSVVLMKGQCLRMLPAPLAGCEKALVWSWDGSSVGGLGGKSEGNLVKGSVLLHCVNSLLKCSAVLVQPLSRNDLDESGEIVTIDIPLPLKNSDGSTANIGEELGLHSDKILNLNILLTDLANKLNLWSLGYIRLLRLFKEKVSESFADDDGKYEWVPLSVEFGIPLFSPKLCNYICKRVVSSQLLQTDLYNEHHEAMQGLRKRLLDVCAEYRAIGPTARLLYQKEQPKESTKQLMTYASGRWNPLVDPPSPISGKTVEQQRFKLANRQRCRTEVLSFDGNILRSYALTPVCEADTRLLEDSSQMNTIESDDANSKEVIHPGVNILFDGSELRPFDIAACYQARLPVSLIAEASTRSAVK